In Deltaproteobacteria bacterium, the genomic stretch TGTGCGCCACCGCCATGAATGCCCGCGAGGAGGACTGGATCTACCCCGGCCTTCGCGACGTCGCGGTCGCACTGGTGCGCGGGATGCCGTTCGACGAGCTCGCGCGACAGGTGATGACCGGCGAGGGTACGGGTGTGATCGGTCGCGTGGCGTCGGCGTCCCTGCGCATCGCGGCGCCGTGCGACGCGCTCGCGATGCATCTCGCCATCGCGGCCGGACAGGCCCACGGTCAGAAGCTCGCCGGCGACGGTGGCATCACCTTCGCGCTCATCGGCGAGGGCAGCACCACCACCGGCGTCTTCCACGAGACGCTCGCGGTCGCGGCCGCCTGCGATCTGCCGCTGGTGATCGTGTGCCGCTCGCAGCTGTGGCCCGGCGGCGCACCGGCCGAGGCCGGGGTGCTCGGCGACAGCGTGGCCGAGCGCGTGCGGGCCTGCGGCGTGTGGGATCGTCGGGTCGACGGCGCCGATCCGCTGGCGGTGCACACCGCGATCGCCCAGGCTGCGGCGCGCGCCCGCGACCGGCGGGGCCCTGCGTTCGTCGAGGTCGTGGTCACGCAGCTGCTGCACGACCCGCCGGCGCACCGCGATCCCGTCGAGCGACTGCGGCGCTACCTCGACGCCAGCGGGCAGTGGACCAGCATGTTCCAGGACGTCGCCGAGGCCGAGGTGCGCGGCAACCTCGATCGCGCGTTCGCGGCGGTTCGCGGAGGTGTCGCGTGAACGTGATGGAGGCCCTCGCAACCACCCTGGCCGACGCCCTGCGCGACGATACCCGCCGCGTGCTGCTCGGTGAGGACGTCACCACCGGCGGCATGCTGGGACTCTCGCGGCGCTGCGCCGATGACCCCGAGCTGCGGCCGCGCTTGCTCAGTCTGCCGCTGCTGCCCGCGACCGCGGCTGCCCACGCCGGTGGCCTCGCGCTCGCGGGCCTGCGGCCCATCGTGCTGCTCGGCGGCGTCGCGCCCCTGCTCGAGGGCCTCGCGGGCCTGCGCGAGCTGGCCCTGGGCGCGCTGCGATCCAACGGCGAGCGTGCGGCCCCGGTGCTGTTCGTCGCGCCGTGCGGGCCCGGCTTCGGCACCGGCGCCGACGCGCTCGATGCCCCCGAGACCGCGCTGCTGCACACCGCCGGCCTGCGCGTGGTGGTGGTCGGACGCGCCCACGAGGCGGTCGCGATGCTGCAGGCGGCCGCAGACTTCGAGGCCGGCGAGGAGCCGACGGTGCTGTTGGTGCCGCGCATGCTGCTCGCGACCGTGCTCGACGACGAGGCCGCGTCGCCGCTGTCGCGCCCGTTTGGTGCGCCCGCGGTGGTCCGTGACGGTACCCACGACGCGCAGCGCGTGGTCGTCTTCACGTGGGGCGAGTGCGTCGACGTGTCGCTCGCGGCCTGTGATGCCGCCGAGATCGATGCCCGCGTGATCGACATCGGCACGCTGCAGCCGCTCGCGCTCGACACCCTCGTCGAGGCCGCCCGCGACGCCGGGCGCATCGCGATCGTGCACGCGGGTCCGCGCCATCACGGCGCGGGGGCCGAGCTGGCGGCGACGTTCGCCGATCGAGCGATCCACTATCTCGACGCCCCGATCCTCCGCGTGTGCGGCGACGAGGGCGTGCTGTCCGGCACGCGCGAGCTGCTGGCGATTCCGTCGATCGAGCGCGTGGGCGCGGCCCTGCAGACGCTCGCAAGCCCCTGACCCGCCCCGCGAAAGACCTCCGTCATGCCCGAATTCAAGCTGCCCGCGATCGGTGAAGGTGTCGTCGAAGGCGAGATCGTCCGCTGGCTCAAGAAGCCCGGCGAGGCGGTCGCCGCCAACGAGCCGCTGGTCGAGGTGATGACCGACAAGGCCACGGTCGAGATCCCGTCGCCGACCGACGCCGTGCTCGAGCGCATCGTGTCCGACGAAGGCGTGATCGCCCCGGTCGGCTCGGTGATCGCAATCCTCGGCAGCGCGGCGACGTCCGCCGCCGCCGGTGGCAGCAACGGCGCGCGCCCGCCGGCTCCACCCGCGTCGGCCTCGGGCTCGATCCACGTCGGTGGCCCAGCGCCGGTCGACGAGGCCCGCGGCAAGGTGCTCGCGACCCCGGCCGCGCGCGCGCTGGCCCGCGAGTCGGGCATCGACCTGTCGAGCATCGCTGGCGATCGCGGTCGCATCACCAAGGCCCACGTCGAGCTGGCCCGCGGCTCCTACGAGGGGCGCGCGGTGGAGCCGGCCGCTGCGCGCAGCGAGCCGCCGCGTAGCGAGCCGCCGCGCAGCGAGCCCGAGCGGATCGAGGCGCGCCCGTCGAGCATGCCGACCCAGGTGCCGGCCGCCGTCGCTGCGCCGGCCCCGGTTGCGCGAGCCATGCGTGGCGGTGAGCCGCAGCCCGACGAGTCGATGCCGTTTCGTGGCATGCGTCGGCGCATCGCCGACGGCCTCGTCAAGTCGTACACGACCGCGGTGCACTACACGTACGTCGAGCAGATCGACGTCACCAAGCTGGTCGCGGTGCGCGAGCAGGCCAAGAAGGCCGCCGCCGCCGAGGGCGTGCAGCTGTCGTATCTGCCCTTCATCGTGAAGGCGGTGCTGCGAGCCCTGCGCAAGTACCCCATCGTGAATGCCGAGCTCGACGAGCCCGGCGGTCGGATCGTGCTGAAGAAGCGCTACAGCATCGGCATCGCGACCGCGACCGATCAGGGCCTGATGGTGCCGGTCGTCCACGACGCCGACCGGCTCAGCCTGCTCGACATCGCCAGCGAGATCGCGCGGGTCTCCGAGGCCGCGCGCACCGGCAAGGCCTCGCGCGAGGAGCTCACCGGCTCGACCTTCACCATCACCAGCCTCGGCGCCATCGGTGGCGTGCTCGCGACGCCGATCCTCAACTACCCCGAGGTCGGAATCCTCGGGGTCCACGCGATCCGCAAGGTGCCGGTCGTCGACGACGACGACAACATCCGCGTGGGCCACATGATGAACCTCTCCGTGTCGCTCGATCACCGCGTGGTCGACGGCTTCGAGGGCGCGAACTTCCTGCAGGAGGTCCGCCGCTATCTCGAGGACCCGACCTTGCTGCTGCTCTCGGGCATCTAGCCTCGGGCATCTGGCCCGCTTTCCCGCGCTCGCCGCAACAGAGAATCCATGGCCACGATCAAGAAGACTGCCCTCGTCATCGGTGCCGGCACCGGCGGCTACCCCTGCGCCATCCGCCTCGGTCAGCTCGGCGTCGACGCGATGCTCGTCGAGAAGGCCAACCCCGGCGGGGTCTGCCTCAACGTCGGTTGCATCCCCTCCAAGGCGCTCATCAGCGCGACCAAGCTCGCGCACAAGGCCCAGCACGCCGCCAACATGGGCGTGACCTTCGCCAAGCCCACCATCGACATGAAGCAGATGCAGTCGTGGAAGGCCGGCATCGTCAAGAAGCTCACCAGCGGCGTGCAGAGCCTGGTCAAGGGCAACGGCTGCGAGTACCGCCAGGCCACCGCGGAGTTCCTCGGGCCCAAGCGCGTCAAGCTCACCTACGCCGACGGCAAGCCCGAGGACATCGTCGAGGCCGAGCACATCGTCATCGCGACCGGCTCGCTGCCGATCGTCATCCCTGGCTTCGCGATCGATCAGAAGCGCATCGTCGACAGCACCGGCGCGCTCGACCTCGACCACATCCCCGGCGACATGATCGTCATCGGCGGTGGCTACATCGGGCTCGAGCTGGGGCAGACCTTCCAGCGGCTCGGCACCAAGCTCACCGTCATCGAGGGCCTCGATCGCATCCTCGCCACGATGGACAAGGACCTCGGCGATCCGGTCGCCAAGCAGATCAAGGCCGACGGCGGCGAGATCCTCACCGGCACCAAGGCCATCGGCTGGCGCGAAGAGGGCGGCAAGGCGCTGGTCAAGGTCGAGACCAACGGTCAGACCCGCGAGATCCCGGCCGACGTCGTGCTGGTGTCGGTCGGCCGCAAGCCGATCACCGCCGGCCTCGCGATCGAGAAGTCGGGCGTGAAGCTCGACAACAAGGGCTTCGTCGTCG encodes the following:
- a CDS encoding 2-oxo acid dehydrogenase subunit E2: MPEFKLPAIGEGVVEGEIVRWLKKPGEAVAANEPLVEVMTDKATVEIPSPTDAVLERIVSDEGVIAPVGSVIAILGSAATSAAAGGSNGARPPAPPASASGSIHVGGPAPVDEARGKVLATPAARALARESGIDLSSIAGDRGRITKAHVELARGSYEGRAVEPAAARSEPPRSEPPRSEPERIEARPSSMPTQVPAAVAAPAPVARAMRGGEPQPDESMPFRGMRRRIADGLVKSYTTAVHYTYVEQIDVTKLVAVREQAKKAAAAEGVQLSYLPFIVKAVLRALRKYPIVNAELDEPGGRIVLKKRYSIGIATATDQGLMVPVVHDADRLSLLDIASEIARVSEAARTGKASREELTGSTFTITSLGAIGGVLATPILNYPEVGILGVHAIRKVPVVDDDDNIRVGHMMNLSVSLDHRVVDGFEGANFLQEVRRYLEDPTLLLLSGI
- the lpdA gene encoding dihydrolipoyl dehydrogenase, which produces MATIKKTALVIGAGTGGYPCAIRLGQLGVDAMLVEKANPGGVCLNVGCIPSKALISATKLAHKAQHAANMGVTFAKPTIDMKQMQSWKAGIVKKLTSGVQSLVKGNGCEYRQATAEFLGPKRVKLTYADGKPEDIVEAEHIVIATGSLPIVIPGFAIDQKRIVDSTGALDLDHIPGDMIVIGGGYIGLELGQTFQRLGTKLTVIEGLDRILATMDKDLGDPVAKQIKADGGEILTGTKAIGWREEGGKALVKVETNGQTREIPADVVLVSVGRKPITAGLAIEKSGVKLDNKGFVVVDERMQTNVPGIYAAGDVVGQPMLAHKASHEGELIAEIIAGKKRVNDVRTIPAVVFTDPEIASAGLSRSEAEAKGHKVTEGKFPFSVSGRAMAIDETKGFVKVIADADDERVLGVHIVGPEASDLISEAALAIEMGAYVPDISLTIHPHPTLGEAVMEAAKHAIGEAIHIANAKKHG